GCCGGAGCCGGGGCGGTTGGGGGCAAGTATTTGCAGCTCCAGTTGGGCTAGCAGTTCGGCGTTGGGCGGAATGCTTAGGCCCGAGGAGGCGTAGCCGTGGTGAAACAGGACTGGCTGGTGCGTAGGGTCGCCGTGGCGGATTATTTCCAGGCGGCGCTGGTCGGGCAGGGTGACGAGCGTGGGTTGGGCAAACACGCTGGGCATAAGAGGCGGAAAAAAGAACGTCATTCCGAGCGAAGTCAAGGAATCTGGCGGGCTGACGGTTGATTAGTAATCAAACGATACCACGCCAGATTCCTTGACTTTGCTCGGAATGACGACCAATGGTGAAAATTTACTTCAGCCGCACCAGCGTGGCGCCGTAGCCGAACTTCTCTTTCTGGGAGTCCTCGAAGAACTTGATGTCCTTGTTGCGGCTTAGCAGCTTATGGAGCTCCTTGCGTAGGGTGCCATTGCCGGAGCCGTGGATGTAGATGATTTCGTGCATGTTGGTCGCCAGGGCCCGGCTCAGCGTATCCTCGAAGGCTTCGAGCTGAAGCTTGAGAATGGCCGTGTTGCTGAGCGGGGGCTCGGCTTTGGCGGCCTCGGGGTCCAGGGCTTCCAGGTGCAGGTCTACTTCGTGGGGCGGGGCTACCAGGGCCTTGGCGGGCTCGGGCGCCGGGGCTACGGCAGCGGGCTTGGCCGGGGCATTGCCGCTAAGCTGCTGCTGCAGGGTTTCGGCCAGCTTCTCGGGCGCCACGGCTACCGGAACCGGAGGCTTTTCGTCGAGCTGAAACAAATACGCCTCGCGCTGCAGCACCGGCACGTTGGCCTGTCGGCTGGTGTAGAAGCTGTTGGCCTTGAACTGCACGCGCTTGGTGAGCAGCTCGTAGGCGGTGGTGTCGTTCAGCAAGTGGGGCAGCAACTGAATCACCGGGGCGGGCCACTTGTCGAAATCCTTGAGGTGCCAGTGGCCCAGCGGCGCACTCACCGACTTGGCCTTGAGCTTGTCGGCATACAGGGCGCGGTACTTGCCGGCCGTCTCCTCGCCGTAGGTGAAGAGCACGTCCCGGTCGGTGTGGTTGATGATGTGCAACGCCAGCAGCTCGGGCGACTGGTGTACCAGGGCCAGATACAGGCCTTTCTGTACCGGTGGGGCCTTGGGGGCCGGCGGCGCCGCAGGCCCTGCGGCAGCCTTGGCGGGGGCGGCCGGGGCGGCTACACCGGCCGCCTTGGCCGCGCGGGAAGCGCCCGACGAGGCGGCTTTCTTTTCGGCAGCGGCGGCGCTGGCGCTTAGCCCGAAGGTTTTGGTTTCCTCG
Above is a genomic segment from Hymenobacter cellulosivorans containing:
- a CDS encoding Smr/MutS family protein; this translates as MNVGDRVRLLTGREEGIITRLLDSELVEVAIDNDFTIPVLRREVVVVAAEETKTFGLSASAAAAEKKAASSGASRAAKAAGVAAPAAPAKAAAGPAAPPAPKAPPVQKGLYLALVHQSPELLALHIINHTDRDVLFTYGEETAGKYRALYADKLKAKSVSAPLGHWHLKDFDKWPAPVIQLLPHLLNDTTAYELLTKRVQFKANSFYTSRQANVPVLQREAYLFQLDEKPPVPVAVAPEKLAETLQQQLSGNAPAKPAAVAPAPEPAKALVAPPHEVDLHLEALDPEAAKAEPPLSNTAILKLQLEAFEDTLSRALATNMHEIIYIHGSGNGTLRKELHKLLSRNKDIKFFEDSQKEKFGYGATLVRLK